The following coding sequences are from one Nitrosopumilaceae archaeon window:
- a CDS encoding DEAD/DEAH box helicase, which produces MKVSQIDLPKQFTEFLSSIGYETLYPAQESSIEAGLLEGKSILVSAPTASGKTLIALLAILDHIYKKKGKIVYLSPLKALASEKFSEFKKLESIDLGKKIQVEISTGDFDLTDKNLGKNDILVMTNEKMDSIIRHGAEWINDISLVIADEVHLLGDQDRGPTLEIILTKLKLLEQKPQILALSATVTNAYEISSWLDSELVESDWRPVPLWEGVYDQGIVTMQNGKKFEIETSMRGPPVDLGIDSLKNGGQAILFAETRARSASLAAKASDVIGKSLPEEEKKELDKISQKILDDNEHTDLIKNLATLVKKGVAFHHAGLNQNCRETIESEFRNGKIKLIASTPTLAAGVNLPARRVIISNINRYDTKFGGNKPISVLEYKQLCGRAGRPQYDSYGEAIIVGNSNRTELVDYYINGTPEPIKSKLTDDKALRTHVLSLISINPGIKKNEIIEFFSETLSGSQDRKSTIKFKIQITLDYLELENLIKEKGERFVATEFGKKTSMLYIDPLTAVYFKKSLQKISKRKNHTLGFLHLITSSEDFFPKFSLRNKDYEMVGTLLENNASELIENISEYDCSRSLLAVHAWINESSEIFLSDNLGIESGDMHRMVENADWLVHSLYEIAKLETRDDILDELNIIRQRISYGIKEELVELVKIRGIGRIRSRILYKNGIQNLYDLSEIPVKKLANIDKIGSIIAENIKIQLQKVR; this is translated from the coding sequence ATGAAAGTATCGCAAATTGATCTTCCAAAACAATTCACTGAATTTCTTTCCTCTATAGGCTATGAAACACTTTATCCTGCACAGGAATCTAGTATAGAAGCAGGACTGTTAGAAGGAAAAAGTATCCTTGTTTCAGCACCCACTGCTAGCGGAAAGACGCTTATTGCTTTACTTGCTATATTGGATCATATTTACAAGAAAAAAGGAAAAATAGTTTATCTTAGTCCTCTTAAAGCTTTAGCATCAGAAAAGTTTTCTGAATTTAAAAAACTTGAATCAATTGATTTAGGTAAAAAAATACAAGTAGAAATATCAACTGGTGATTTTGATTTAACGGACAAAAATCTTGGAAAAAATGATATTCTTGTTATGACTAATGAAAAAATGGATTCCATTATTCGTCATGGAGCTGAATGGATAAATGATATCTCACTTGTGATAGCTGATGAAGTTCATCTTCTTGGAGATCAAGATAGAGGACCTACACTTGAGATTATATTGACAAAATTGAAATTGTTAGAACAAAAACCTCAGATACTTGCTTTAAGTGCCACCGTTACAAATGCATACGAGATTTCTTCATGGTTAGATTCTGAGTTAGTAGAAAGTGACTGGAGGCCAGTGCCTCTTTGGGAAGGTGTGTATGATCAGGGCATCGTAACAATGCAAAATGGGAAAAAATTTGAAATAGAAACGAGCATGAGGGGACCACCTGTAGATCTTGGAATTGACTCTTTAAAAAACGGGGGTCAGGCAATTTTATTTGCAGAAACAAGGGCACGTTCTGCTTCACTTGCTGCAAAAGCATCTGATGTTATAGGAAAGAGTCTTCCAGAAGAGGAAAAAAAAGAACTAGACAAGATATCACAAAAAATTCTTGATGATAACGAACATACTGATCTAATCAAAAACCTAGCTACACTAGTGAAAAAAGGAGTAGCGTTTCATCATGCAGGACTTAACCAGAATTGTCGTGAGACAATAGAATCTGAATTTAGAAATGGGAAAATAAAATTAATTGCGTCAACTCCCACATTGGCAGCAGGAGTGAATCTTCCAGCAAGACGTGTTATTATCTCTAACATAAACAGATATGACACAAAATTTGGAGGAAATAAACCAATAAGTGTTCTGGAATACAAACAGCTTTGTGGTAGAGCTGGAAGACCACAATATGATAGTTATGGGGAAGCAATTATTGTAGGAAATTCAAATCGTACAGAGTTAGTTGATTACTACATTAACGGAACACCAGAACCCATAAAATCAAAATTAACTGATGATAAAGCACTAAGAACTCATGTTCTAAGTTTAATATCTATAAATCCAGGAATAAAGAAAAATGAAATAATAGAATTTTTTTCAGAAACATTGTCTGGTTCTCAAGACAGAAAATCTACGATAAAATTTAAAATCCAAATAACCTTAGACTATCTTGAGCTAGAAAATCTAATAAAAGAAAAAGGTGAGAGATTTGTAGCAACTGAATTTGGGAAAAAGACATCTATGTTATACATAGATCCACTCACTGCAGTTTACTTTAAAAAATCATTACAAAAAATCTCAAAACGAAAAAATCACACACTTGGCTTTTTACATCTTATTACAAGCTCGGAGGATTTCTTCCCAAAATTCTCATTACGAAACAAAGACTATGAAATGGTAGGAACACTTCTTGAGAATAATGCTTCTGAACTAATTGAAAATATCTCAGAGTATGATTGTTCACGAAGCTTACTTGCAGTGCATGCTTGGATAAATGAATCAAGCGAGATCTTTCTTTCAGACAATTTAGGCATAGAATCTGGTGATATGCATAGAATGGTAGAAAATGCAGATTGGCTTGTACATTCATTATATGAGATAGCAAAACTTGAAACTCGAGATGACATTCTAGATGAATTGAATATTATACGTCAGAGAATATCATATGGAATAAAAGAAGAACTTGTTGAATTGGTAAAGATACGTGGGATAGGAAGAATTCGTTCAAGAATTCTTTACAAGAACGGTATACAAAACCTGTATGATTTGTCTGAAATTCCAGTTAAAAAACTAGCTAACATAGATAAAATAGGTTCCATCATTGCAGAAAACATAAAGATACAGCTACAAAAGGTAAGATGA
- a CDS encoding UDP-N-acetylglucosamine-1-phosphate transferase, with amino-acid sequence MLDKIILAILVSAIAFFSVYITTPFLIKRLEKKNLTVKDYNRVGGAMVPRPGGPSILVGILVSEFTLYTFFPTTEILAILITTSLAFIVGLIDDRKVLGGWFKPVALAISAIPIILLGTYDPHLSFPLFGSVRIPELYVALVIFMIPVTGNTVNSIDVLNGVASGFMTIASFALTISLFIIHNYDIALASLPLGFVSLAFYKYHKFPSRIFPGDSGALTLGAMYGVLAIVGHVEIIAAVALLPAVINSFLFLSSVKRIIEHRQIKSNPVTHTDDFRLMATTDKDAPITLVRLILAGGPMTEKQVGLVIFRLAIFSAILAIVTAFMMSVKI; translated from the coding sequence ATGCTAGACAAAATCATTCTTGCCATCCTAGTTTCAGCTATTGCCTTTTTTTCTGTTTACATAACAACTCCATTTCTAATAAAAAGATTAGAAAAAAAGAATCTTACAGTAAAAGATTACAATAGAGTTGGAGGAGCAATGGTGCCAAGACCTGGAGGTCCTTCTATACTTGTCGGAATTTTAGTATCTGAATTCACTTTGTATACTTTTTTTCCTACTACTGAAATATTGGCCATCCTAATTACAACATCACTTGCCTTTATAGTAGGACTAATAGATGATCGAAAAGTTCTTGGTGGATGGTTTAAACCTGTTGCACTTGCAATCTCTGCAATCCCGATTATTTTGCTCGGAACGTATGATCCACATCTCTCGTTTCCACTCTTCGGTTCTGTTAGAATTCCTGAGCTGTATGTTGCACTAGTAATTTTCATGATTCCAGTTACTGGCAATACCGTAAATTCAATTGATGTTCTAAATGGTGTGGCAAGCGGATTTATGACTATTGCAAGTTTTGCCCTTACCATATCACTATTCATAATTCATAATTATGACATTGCTCTTGCAAGTCTTCCATTAGGATTTGTTTCATTAGCATTTTACAAATATCATAAATTTCCAAGTAGAATATTTCCAGGTGACTCGGGAGCACTTACTCTTGGTGCAATGTATGGAGTTTTAGCAATAGTTGGCCATGTGGAAATAATAGCGGCGGTTGCATTATTGCCAGCAGTGATAAACTCATTTCTATTTTTATCAAGTGTTAAACGTATTATTGAACATAGACAGATAAAATCAAATCCAGTTACTCATACTGATGACTTTAGGCTTATGGCTACTACAGACAAAGATGCACCCATCACACTAGTAAGATTGATTCTGGCAGGTGGACCAATGACAGAAAAACAAGTTGGACTTGTAATTTTTAGGCTAGCTATATTTTCTGCAATACTTGCGATAGTGACTGCCTTTATGATGAGTGTAAAAATATGA
- a CDS encoding acyltransferase, whose amino-acid sequence MVTNFVSEKAKIGKNVRIWHFAYVGDNTEIGDNVKIGSLAHVDYNVKIGENTMIEGMVYIPPLSRIGKNVFIGPAAALTNDPYPASKKMIGVTIEDGVVIGSRAVIKAGVTVGKNSVVAMGAVVTKDVPSNTVVVGVPAKIKYSREEYDEKKKKWESS is encoded by the coding sequence TTGGTAACAAACTTTGTCTCAGAAAAAGCAAAGATAGGAAAGAATGTCAGAATATGGCATTTTGCATATGTTGGTGATAATACAGAAATCGGTGATAATGTGAAAATCGGTTCACTTGCACATGTTGATTATAACGTAAAGATAGGAGAAAACACCATGATTGAAGGGATGGTTTACATCCCACCCCTTTCAAGAATAGGAAAAAATGTATTCATTGGTCCTGCTGCTGCTCTTACAAATGACCCATACCCTGCAAGTAAAAAGATGATTGGTGTCACCATAGAAGATGGGGTGGTGATTGGTTCGCGTGCCGTAATAAAAGCAGGAGTTACTGTTGGAAAGAACAGCGTTGTTGCGATGGGAGCTGTTGTTACAAAAGATGTACCTTCTAATACTGTAGTAGTAGGAGTGCCTGCTAAAATCAAATATTCTAGAGAAGAATATGATGAAAAGAAGAAAAAGTGGGAAAGTAGTTAA
- a CDS encoding Trm112 family protein gives MMEMLACPIDKHFPLEIFESNSKEQLVLEGAIYCSKCSRFYPIIEEIPIMLPDELRNKDQDIEFLKRNQSKLPEKIIKQASPWHL, from the coding sequence ATGATGGAAATGTTGGCATGTCCCATAGACAAACACTTTCCTCTAGAAATTTTTGAATCAAATTCAAAAGAACAGTTAGTATTAGAAGGTGCCATATATTGCTCAAAATGTTCTAGATTTTATCCTATAATAGAAGAAATTCCAATAATGTTGCCTGATGAGTTGAGAAACAAGGATCAAGATATTGAATTTCTAAAAAGAAATCAATCAAAGTTGCCTGAAAAAATAATTAAACAGGCATCACCGTGGCACTTGTGA
- a CDS encoding Gfo/Idh/MocA family oxidoreductase yields the protein MRIVQIGTGGWGKNHTRILSQLGVLCAVCDADSTKAKEIGTKYSVNHYSSLDMLLDSEKFDGAFVCTPTSTHFKIAKTLLEQKKNVFVEKPMTYLSHEGEELQNLAEKNKVVLTCGYIERFNPAVALVKEYVKSKKYGELIMLEFHRENRMPLHIKDVGIIYDTSVHDIDTAMWFFDDTPEVVFARSGKIRHEHEDFATIMLGFKDNKVAVIASNWITPTRVRKFSAVCSDAIISSDFISQEIKIETNHGTEIPRKEVEEPLLLEIKNFLAASEGKEKIIVKPEHAVNTTKVAEAALLSSQKGTPIYLDLK from the coding sequence TTGAGAATTGTTCAGATAGGAACTGGTGGATGGGGTAAAAATCATACAAGAATTCTATCACAATTGGGAGTACTTTGTGCAGTTTGTGATGCAGATTCAACCAAAGCAAAAGAAATTGGAACAAAATACTCTGTAAATCATTATTCGTCTTTAGATATGTTATTAGATTCAGAAAAATTTGATGGCGCTTTTGTTTGTACACCAACTTCTACACATTTTAAAATTGCAAAAACGCTATTAGAACAAAAGAAAAATGTTTTTGTCGAAAAACCTATGACATATCTTTCTCATGAGGGAGAAGAACTTCAAAATCTTGCAGAAAAAAATAAAGTAGTTTTGACGTGTGGGTATATTGAAAGATTCAATCCAGCAGTTGCTTTGGTCAAAGAATATGTTAAATCAAAAAAATATGGAGAACTCATAATGTTAGAATTCCATCGTGAAAATAGAATGCCTCTTCACATAAAGGATGTAGGAATAATCTATGATACTTCAGTGCATGATATTGATACAGCAATGTGGTTTTTTGATGATACCCCAGAAGTTGTATTTGCAAGATCAGGAAAGATAAGACATGAGCATGAGGATTTTGCAACCATAATGCTTGGTTTCAAGGATAACAAAGTAGCAGTTATTGCCTCAAATTGGATAACTCCAACAAGAGTAAGAAAATTTAGTGCGGTGTGTAGTGATGCTATAATATCATCAGATTTTATTTCACAGGAAATAAAGATTGAAACTAATCATGGTACAGAAATTCCAAGAAAAGAAGTTGAGGAACCTCTTCTTTTAGAAATAAAAAATTTTCTTGCTGCATCTGAAGGTAAAGAAAAGATAATAGTAAAACCTGAACATGCAGTAAATACAACAAAGGTTGCAGAAGCGGCACTTTTATCTAGTCAAAAAGGAACTCCAATTTATCTAGATCTCAAATGA
- a CDS encoding branched-chain amino acid transaminase gives MKSFSPEFVWFDGKFVKDSEAKVSVMTHAIHYGTSVFEGLRGYWNSKNLYIFRLDDHIKRFRNSGRIYSISLKFTNKEITSAIINLCKKNAVKQACYIRPFYFVGRYGINLHVTENTPTHTAIIMFPFGDLFNKNGIKAGVSSWRRIHDISTPPLAKMGGNYLNSILATQECKRSGYDEAIMLDQLGNVSEAPGENVFLVRNNKLITPPASSSALEGITKDSVIKIAQDLGYDVIEREVTRTELYLADEIFLTGTAAEITPIISVDGKKIGIGKAGNIAKQLRSTYSEIVMGRNEKYSNWITSVY, from the coding sequence ATGAAATCTTTTAGTCCAGAATTTGTTTGGTTTGACGGCAAATTTGTGAAAGATAGTGAAGCAAAAGTTTCTGTTATGACTCATGCAATACATTATGGAACCTCAGTATTTGAAGGACTCAGAGGATATTGGAATTCAAAAAATCTCTACATATTCAGACTAGATGATCATATCAAAAGATTCAGAAATTCAGGCAGAATTTATTCAATTTCTTTAAAATTTACAAATAAAGAAATTACTAGTGCAATAATTAATCTCTGTAAGAAAAATGCAGTAAAACAAGCATGTTACATAAGACCATTTTATTTTGTTGGTAGATATGGCATAAACTTGCATGTAACAGAAAACACTCCTACACATACAGCTATAATCATGTTTCCTTTTGGCGATTTATTTAACAAAAATGGAATAAAAGCTGGTGTATCTTCTTGGAGACGAATTCATGACATATCAACACCCCCTCTAGCTAAAATGGGTGGGAATTATCTAAACTCAATTTTGGCCACACAAGAATGTAAACGAAGTGGATATGATGAAGCAATCATGTTGGATCAATTAGGAAATGTGAGTGAGGCTCCAGGAGAAAACGTGTTTCTTGTAAGAAACAACAAACTGATAACCCCTCCAGCAAGCTCATCTGCACTTGAAGGAATAACAAAAGATTCAGTAATAAAAATTGCACAAGATTTAGGATACGATGTTATAGAAAGAGAAGTTACACGTACTGAACTTTATCTAGCAGATGAGATTTTTCTTACTGGTACTGCTGCAGAAATTACACCTATTATTTCTGTTGATGGTAAAAAGATTGGAATTGGAAAAGCTGGAAATATAGCAAAACAATTACGTTCAACGTATTCAGAAATAGTCATGGGCAGAAATGAAAAATACTCCAATTGGATAACTTCGGTGTACTAA
- a CDS encoding ferredoxin--NADP reductase, whose translation MVVDNKAVITYVQIQKEDLAVFRIVPKEGEVPQYKSGQFITLGAHVPSENKIIRRAYSIASHPENRKYVELYIRWVRKPLPGRLTTQLFSAKEGDEIIWVKPTGAFTIEEKKPNGEPDNRRIVCLGGGTGLAPFVSYAQHLHDTGSNREIVVLHGASYVDELGYRDLLTKMEEESLDRGKNKWNFRYRASISRPQEWFNRSWNGQKGRVETFLQSKDGEPSPLEKLVGEKITADNTVFFICGWQGTIDGCMDVLTPKGFVTERNKRPDKSFEIKYESYG comes from the coding sequence GTGGTTGTAGATAATAAAGCAGTTATTACTTATGTCCAAATTCAAAAAGAAGATCTGGCAGTTTTTAGAATAGTACCAAAAGAAGGAGAGGTACCACAATACAAATCTGGTCAATTCATAACATTAGGAGCACATGTTCCAAGTGAAAATAAAATTATAAGAAGGGCATATTCAATTGCATCCCATCCTGAAAATAGAAAATATGTGGAGTTATACATCAGATGGGTAAGAAAACCCCTTCCAGGACGTCTTACTACACAACTATTTAGTGCAAAGGAGGGAGATGAAATAATTTGGGTAAAACCTACTGGTGCTTTTACAATTGAGGAGAAAAAACCAAATGGCGAACCAGACAATAGAAGAATAGTTTGTTTGGGTGGAGGAACTGGACTTGCACCTTTTGTGAGTTATGCTCAACATCTACATGATACTGGAAGCAATAGAGAGATTGTAGTGCTACATGGAGCAAGCTATGTTGATGAACTAGGTTACAGAGATCTTTTGACAAAGATGGAAGAAGAAAGTCTTGATAGAGGTAAAAATAAATGGAATTTCAGATACAGAGCATCAATAAGCAGACCACAAGAATGGTTTAACAGATCATGGAATGGGCAAAAAGGAAGAGTAGAAACATTCTTGCAATCAAAAGATGGAGAGCCATCTCCTCTTGAGAAGCTCGTAGGTGAAAAAATCACCGCTGATAATACAGTCTTTTTCATTTGCGGGTGGCAAGGAACTATAGACGGATGCATGGATGTTCTCACACCAAAGGGTTTTGTAACTGAAAGAAATAAGAGACCAGACAAAAGCTTTGAAATAAAGTACGAGTCATACGGTTAA
- a CDS encoding DNA-binding protein, producing the protein MSESRETIYIGKKPLMAYVTSTLIQLANQPKISIKARGLSIGRAVDVAQIIARKTENAGYSIGNITIGSEMLKSTDGRDRNVSTIEIEVKRNNT; encoded by the coding sequence ATGTCCGAGTCTAGAGAGACAATCTACATAGGCAAAAAACCACTGATGGCGTATGTAACTTCTACGCTAATTCAGTTGGCAAACCAACCAAAAATATCTATCAAGGCAAGAGGACTCAGTATTGGGCGAGCTGTTGACGTTGCACAAATAATTGCACGTAAAACAGAAAATGCTGGGTATTCTATTGGAAACATCACAATCGGCTCAGAAATGCTAAAATCAACAGACGGGCGAGACAGGAATGTTTCTACTATAGAAATCGAAGTAAAAAGAAACAATACTTAG
- a CDS encoding isocitrate lyase/PEP mutase family protein encodes MPNLRKLLFDNSKPLVVPGVYDAIGAKIAQKAGFEAMFQTGYGTSATLLGLPDYGFIGATETTENARRICRAVSVPVIVDADTGYGNPLSVWKLVTELEAVGAAGIFLEDQKWPKRCGHMSGKEVIPKEEYSQKLQAALDARKSKDFIIVARTDARAPEGLDAAIERGLQYKKIGADAIFIEAPKSIEEMKKIGRSIKAPLVANMIEGGATPLISSEVLHKMGFKLILYPLSVLFANAFASMKILHELRRSGTTSRLKKNVVNFDQFNEIVDLTKFKKMERNYVSKI; translated from the coding sequence TTGCCAAATCTTCGAAAATTACTTTTTGATAATTCAAAACCTCTTGTGGTTCCAGGCGTCTATGATGCAATAGGAGCAAAAATTGCTCAAAAGGCTGGTTTTGAAGCCATGTTCCAAACAGGTTATGGAACATCTGCAACTTTACTTGGACTACCGGATTATGGGTTTATTGGAGCAACAGAAACAACAGAGAATGCACGTAGGATTTGTAGGGCAGTATCTGTTCCTGTAATTGTGGATGCAGATACTGGTTACGGAAATCCGCTTAGTGTATGGAAGCTAGTAACTGAGTTAGAAGCAGTAGGAGCAGCAGGGATTTTTCTTGAGGATCAAAAATGGCCAAAAAGATGTGGGCATATGTCAGGAAAAGAAGTCATTCCAAAGGAAGAATATTCTCAGAAATTACAGGCTGCGTTAGATGCAAGAAAAAGTAAAGACTTCATCATAGTAGCAAGAACTGATGCAAGAGCACCAGAAGGATTGGATGCTGCAATTGAACGTGGACTTCAGTATAAAAAAATTGGAGCTGATGCAATTTTCATAGAAGCCCCAAAATCTATTGAGGAGATGAAAAAAATTGGAAGATCAATTAAAGCTCCTCTAGTTGCAAACATGATAGAAGGAGGTGCAACACCTCTAATTTCTTCTGAAGTATTACACAAGATGGGGTTTAAGCTTATTCTATATCCGCTCTCAGTTCTTTTTGCAAATGCTTTTGCATCTATGAAAATATTACATGAACTTAGAAGATCAGGAACCACATCTAGATTAAAGAAAAATGTTGTCAATTTTGATCAGTTTAATGAGATTGTAGACCTTACAAAATTCAAGAAAATGGAAAGGAATTACGTATCAAAAATATAA
- a CDS encoding PadR family transcriptional regulator yields MISLVMISQWVQRVGSSVPRGFSRYFILEVLEKNPSTGKEIIDNATTQSGGRWKPSPGLIYPLLGRLLDENLIEEAKDGKYQITKKGRLIADDLETLNKIVKNQMDVMFRIGNVGKFVAMDLLERVTSIGNSLSSNISNMTKEETGKYKKFLESELQKIETAEKRRGKEIKVS; encoded by the coding sequence GTGATATCACTAGTGATGATCTCACAATGGGTGCAACGAGTTGGCAGTTCAGTCCCAAGAGGATTTTCTAGGTATTTCATACTCGAAGTACTAGAAAAAAATCCAAGTACTGGTAAAGAGATCATAGACAATGCAACAACACAAAGTGGCGGCAGATGGAAACCTTCACCTGGTCTAATTTATCCTCTACTTGGTAGACTTTTAGATGAGAATTTAATTGAGGAGGCAAAAGATGGGAAATATCAGATAACCAAAAAGGGCAGATTGATTGCAGATGATCTTGAAACCCTGAATAAAATTGTAAAAAACCAAATGGATGTAATGTTCAGGATAGGTAACGTAGGCAAATTTGTAGCCATGGATCTTTTAGAACGTGTAACAAGTATAGGAAATTCGCTTAGTTCCAATATATCAAATATGACAAAAGAAGAAACTGGAAAATACAAGAAGTTTCTGGAATCTGAACTTCAAAAAATAGAAACAGCTGAAAAAAGACGCGGTAAGGAAATCAAAGTCAGTTAA
- a CDS encoding succinate dehydrogenase/fumarate reductase flavoprotein subunit, with protein sequence MVDTIEHDLLIVGSGLAGLRAAIQAAKTSSNIKIAVISKLQVMRSHSVSAEGGTAAVLFPEEGDSIESHVYDTVKGSDFLGDQDVIEKLVDEMPSEIYQLEHWGMPWSRREDGKIGQRNFGGYSYPRATFAQDKVGFYEMQTLYDTCQKFDNIEFYNEWFTTSVIHDGQKFCGITAIELSSGTFYTIKGKALIIATGGAGRLYSYSTYSLSSTPDGLDMAYRAGMALKDMEFVQFHPTGILPSGILITEGARGEGGYLLNKDGDRFMKKYAPSKLELASRDVVSRAMMTEINEGRGFKHETGVDCLKLDLRHLGNELIIKKLPAIREISLKFSGIDPAKEPIDVRPVSHYMMGGIHTDIDGATEIQGIWAAGEAACNSVHGANRLGANSTAECLVWGKITGDLAAKYVLEAKSPQFPLHLVSAEEKRIYDGIFRGSGSVNPYEIRQDLTDMMNEKAYVFRNENDLVDGLKKLRELKQKTWKHVDDKAKEYNTNFSNVMELDSMFRVAEVILVGAITRKESRGAHARTDYPDRDDKNFLHHTLVYYDTKEPIIKKHPVTITKYKPVERKY encoded by the coding sequence ATGGTTGATACGATTGAACATGATCTGCTAATTGTTGGTTCTGGTCTTGCAGGTCTAAGAGCTGCAATTCAAGCTGCAAAAACTAGCTCAAATATCAAGATTGCAGTAATTTCAAAATTACAAGTAATGCGTTCACATTCTGTTTCTGCAGAAGGTGGAACAGCTGCTGTACTTTTTCCAGAGGAAGGAGATAGCATAGAATCACATGTCTATGATACTGTAAAAGGAAGTGATTTTCTTGGAGACCAAGACGTAATTGAAAAATTAGTAGATGAAATGCCTTCTGAAATATATCAACTAGAACATTGGGGAATGCCTTGGTCAAGAAGAGAAGATGGAAAAATTGGTCAAAGAAATTTTGGTGGTTATAGTTATCCACGTGCAACATTTGCTCAAGATAAAGTGGGATTTTATGAAATGCAAACTCTGTATGACACATGTCAGAAATTTGACAATATTGAATTTTACAATGAATGGTTTACTACCTCAGTAATACATGATGGACAAAAGTTTTGTGGCATTACGGCCATTGAGCTTTCTTCTGGAACATTTTATACAATAAAAGGTAAAGCGCTGATTATAGCAACAGGTGGAGCCGGGAGACTTTACAGCTATTCTACATACTCTCTCTCTTCAACCCCTGATGGTCTTGATATGGCATATCGAGCTGGCATGGCATTAAAAGACATGGAATTTGTTCAATTCCACCCTACAGGAATATTACCATCAGGAATTCTCATTACTGAAGGTGCACGCGGCGAAGGAGGATATCTTTTAAATAAAGATGGAGATAGATTTATGAAAAAATATGCACCTAGCAAATTAGAGCTTGCATCACGAGATGTAGTGTCTCGTGCTATGATGACAGAAATAAATGAAGGTCGTGGTTTTAAGCACGAAACAGGTGTAGATTGCCTAAAGCTGGACCTGCGACATCTTGGTAATGAGCTAATAATAAAAAAATTACCAGCAATTAGAGAAATTTCACTAAAGTTTTCAGGTATAGATCCAGCTAAGGAGCCTATTGATGTAAGACCTGTATCTCATTATATGATGGGTGGTATTCATACCGACATAGATGGTGCAACAGAAATTCAAGGAATCTGGGCTGCTGGTGAAGCTGCATGTAATAGTGTACATGGTGCAAATAGATTAGGCGCAAATTCCACAGCTGAGTGTCTTGTATGGGGAAAAATAACTGGTGATCTTGCAGCAAAATATGTTTTAGAAGCTAAATCTCCACAATTTCCATTACATCTTGTATCTGCAGAAGAAAAAAGAATCTATGATGGAATATTTCGTGGTAGTGGTAGTGTGAATCCTTACGAAATAAGACAAGATCTAACTGACATGATGAATGAAAAAGCATATGTCTTTAGAAATGAAAACGATTTGGTAGATGGTTTGAAAAAACTGCGTGAACTAAAACAAAAAACATGGAAACATGTAGACGATAAGGCTAAAGAATATAATACAAACTTTTCAAACGTTATGGAATTAGATTCTATGTTTCGTGTTGCCGAAGTTATTCTTGTTGGGGCAATAACAAGAAAAGAATCAAGAGGTGCACATGCAAGAACTGATTATCCTGATAGAGATGACAAGAACTTTTTACATCATACACTAGTATACTATGATACAAAAGAACCTATTATCAAAAAACATCCTGTCACTATTACTAAATACAAGCCAGTGGAGAGAAAATACTGA
- a CDS encoding succinate dehydrogenase, translating into MAERMSNREGLRGMANPSRYGLERVAYWLQRLSGLGLLAYLIGHIYETSSIVNGKVAWDKMLELTQTTQGHLILTLVIGMCVFHTANGIRVMLGHGGVGVGKPGQPEYPYDKSQRSATGSLNYKQRLCIWVSIALAALAMMYGMAVLFGD; encoded by the coding sequence ATGGCAGAAAGAATGTCAAATAGAGAAGGTTTGAGAGGAATGGCAAATCCATCTCGTTATGGATTAGAGCGAGTTGCTTATTGGTTACAGCGATTAAGTGGATTAGGATTACTTGCATATTTGATAGGGCATATTTATGAAACAAGCTCCATAGTCAACGGTAAAGTGGCATGGGATAAAATGTTGGAATTAACTCAGACTACGCAAGGACATCTTATACTTACTTTGGTAATTGGAATGTGTGTATTTCATACTGCAAATGGAATCAGGGTTATGTTAGGACATGGTGGAGTTGGAGTTGGAAAACCCGGTCAACCTGAATACCCATATGATAAATCACAAAGGTCTGCTACAGGTAGCCTGAATTACAAACAAAGACTTTGTATCTGGGTTTCAATTGCACTTGCAGCTCTTGCAATGATGTACGGCATGGCAGTTTTATTTGGTGATTAA